Proteins co-encoded in one Flavobacteriaceae bacterium MAR_2009_75 genomic window:
- a CDS encoding cystathionine gamma-lyase: protein MEEKKLKFNSKAIHGGQQPDKAYGAVMPPIYQTSTYAQTTPGGHQGFEYSRSGNPTRTALENSLASIENGNYGLAFASGLAAMDAVIKLLNPGDEVVSTNDLYGGSYRLFKQIFEKYGIKFHFIGMSDAAAVTDYINENTKLIWVETPTNPMMNIIDIKAVAEIAKKHNILLAVDNTFATPYLQTPLDLGADLVMHSATKYLGGHSDVVAGALVVKDKGLADKLYFIQNASGAVLGPMDSFLVLRGIKTLHVRIQRHCENGEAIARYLSSHNKIEKVYWPGFEDHPNHDIAKIQMKAFGGMISFVTKGNSYEEAIKIVERLKVFTLAESLGGVESLAGHPASMTHASIPKEEREKSGVVDALIRLSVGIEDEVDLIADLEQAIG, encoded by the coding sequence ATGGAGGAAAAAAAGTTAAAATTCAACAGTAAGGCAATACATGGGGGGCAACAACCTGATAAGGCTTATGGGGCGGTTATGCCACCCATATATCAAACCTCTACCTATGCTCAAACTACGCCCGGTGGTCATCAAGGGTTTGAGTATTCCCGTAGTGGTAACCCTACGCGAACTGCACTTGAAAATTCTCTTGCAAGTATAGAAAACGGAAACTATGGTTTAGCTTTCGCGAGCGGACTCGCAGCTATGGATGCGGTAATAAAATTACTGAACCCTGGCGATGAGGTGGTTTCTACCAATGATTTGTACGGTGGTAGTTACCGTTTATTCAAACAGATATTCGAGAAATACGGTATTAAATTTCACTTTATAGGTATGAGCGATGCCGCTGCCGTTACCGATTATATAAATGAGAACACGAAGTTGATCTGGGTAGAGACCCCGACCAACCCGATGATGAACATTATTGATATCAAAGCGGTTGCTGAAATAGCTAAAAAACATAATATTCTGCTAGCTGTAGACAATACTTTTGCAACACCTTATCTGCAGACCCCTTTAGATTTGGGTGCTGACTTGGTCATGCATTCCGCAACAAAATATTTAGGAGGCCATAGCGATGTTGTAGCAGGTGCATTAGTGGTAAAGGATAAAGGTTTGGCCGATAAACTTTACTTCATTCAAAATGCCAGTGGAGCGGTTTTAGGACCTATGGATAGTTTTTTGGTTCTCAGAGGAATAAAAACTTTACATGTACGTATTCAAAGACATTGTGAGAATGGCGAGGCAATCGCTAGGTATTTGTCCTCGCATAATAAAATCGAGAAAGTGTATTGGCCTGGTTTTGAAGACCACCCTAACCATGATATAGCAAAAATTCAAATGAAGGCCTTCGGCGGAATGATTTCTTTTGTGACCAAGGGTAACAGCTATGAAGAGGCCATTAAAATAGTCGAAAGATTGAAAGTATTTACTCTGGCCGAATCATTGGGCGGTGTAGAGAGTTTGGCGGGCCACCCGGCGAGTATGACCCATGCCAGTATACCCAAAGAAGAACGTGAAAAAAGTGGAGTGGTTGATGCCTTGATCCGATTGAGTGTGGGCATTGAAGATGAAGTTGACCTTATTGCAGATCTTGAACAAGCAATAGGATAG
- a CDS encoding glutamate dehydrogenase (NADP+): protein MEAKIKAFMDEVKSRNGHEPEFIQAVQEVAETVLPYIAKHKIYNGKNILLRMVEPERLISFRVAWVDDDGEIHVNRGYRIQMNSAIGPYKGGLRFHPSVNASILKFLAFEQVFKNSLTTLPMGGGKGGSDFDPKGKSDDEVMRFCHSFMTELCRHIGPNTDVPAGDIGVGAREIGFLFGMYKKIRNEFTGVLTGKGLSWGGSKIRPEATGYGTVYFAQSMLKTKGEDFEGKTVVVSGSGNVAQYASEKVLQLGGKIVTLSDSGGYIYDKEGIDEEKLAFVMDLKNNQRGRISEYTEKYSSAEYHEGKTPWEVKCDIALPCATQNELDEKDAENLLSNGCIGVAEGANMPCTADAVHAFHKAKILFAPGKASNAGGVATSGLEMSQNSLRISWTREEVDERLKDIMEDIHESCIEYGKEEDGYCNYVKGANIAGFVKVADAMLAQGVI, encoded by the coding sequence ATGGAAGCAAAGATTAAAGCATTTATGGATGAAGTTAAGTCCAGAAATGGTCATGAGCCAGAATTCATTCAAGCGGTACAAGAGGTGGCGGAAACTGTACTGCCATACATTGCCAAACATAAAATATATAATGGTAAGAACATACTGTTGCGAATGGTCGAGCCTGAGCGTTTGATTTCGTTCAGGGTAGCCTGGGTAGATGATGACGGAGAAATTCATGTAAACCGTGGGTATAGAATTCAGATGAATTCGGCTATTGGCCCTTATAAGGGCGGTTTGAGATTTCATCCTTCGGTGAATGCAAGTATTTTAAAGTTTTTGGCCTTTGAGCAAGTTTTTAAAAACAGCCTTACGACGCTTCCTATGGGTGGGGGTAAAGGAGGTTCTGATTTTGACCCCAAAGGTAAATCTGACGATGAGGTCATGAGATTCTGTCATTCATTTATGACTGAGCTATGTCGTCATATCGGCCCTAACACAGATGTGCCTGCCGGTGATATAGGTGTTGGCGCACGAGAAATTGGTTTTCTTTTCGGTATGTACAAGAAAATCAGAAATGAGTTTACAGGGGTTCTTACCGGTAAAGGACTTTCATGGGGCGGATCTAAAATAAGACCTGAAGCCACGGGTTATGGCACCGTTTATTTTGCCCAAAGTATGTTAAAAACCAAAGGTGAAGACTTTGAAGGAAAGACTGTTGTGGTATCAGGCTCAGGTAACGTTGCACAATATGCCTCTGAAAAAGTTCTTCAGTTGGGTGGAAAAATCGTTACGCTTTCTGATTCCGGAGGATACATCTACGATAAAGAAGGTATTGATGAAGAAAAATTAGCGTTTGTAATGGATTTAAAGAATAACCAACGCGGAAGAATTTCTGAATATACCGAAAAGTATTCTTCTGCCGAATATCACGAGGGAAAAACTCCTTGGGAGGTCAAATGCGATATCGCTTTGCCGTGTGCTACCCAGAACGAGCTAGATGAAAAAGATGCTGAAAACTTATTAAGCAACGGTTGTATCGGTGTGGCAGAAGGCGCAAATATGCCTTGCACAGCTGATGCCGTTCATGCTTTTCACAAAGCAAAAATTCTATTCGCCCCCGGAAAAGCCTCAAATGCCGGTGGGGTTGCAACATCAGGCCTAGAGATGTCGCAAAACTCGCTGCGTATTAGCTGGACACGAGAGGAAGTAGATGAAAGGTTAAAAGATATTATGGAAGACATTCATGAGTCATGTATCGAATACGGCAAAGAGGAAGATGGGTATTGCAACTATGTGAAAGGGGCGAACATTGCAGGTTTTGTCAAGGTCGCCGATGCTATGTTGGCACAAGGTGTGATTTAA